The following is a genomic window from Salvelinus fontinalis isolate EN_2023a chromosome 11, ASM2944872v1, whole genome shotgun sequence.
GTTATGATCCTGGAGAGATGTTCTTATATCTAACAAGGCTGGTGGACCCAAACAACCACAACCAGTAATTACATTACAGTGAAATATTCTCCCTGGTATATGACAACAGACTATGATTATTCTACATTTACTAAATATactagtcatttagttcagtttagAACTCAGTCTGTGTGATTGAcaggagagatgatcagagggACAGAGTTTTCACCTTTCTCATTGCCAGGGCCAAGGAATGGATAGAGTTTCTCAGTGAAGGTGTAGCCAGTGAAAGAGTAGATatgagacctggcctccacatcaTAAAaggagacctgaccctcctcataATCCACAAACACCCCCACCTTCTGGGGCTTTTTTCTCGGATATAAGGGGACACGGGGGAAGGTACAGGCTGAGTACTTACACTCGTCCCTCAGGACCACAGCCCAGAATCCATTAAACTGGCTCTTTGTGATCTTCCCCTTCCTGTTGATGGACTCTCTGGCCACTCCTAAAGTCCATAGAGTTTTCACCTGAACATTCACCTCATAGTAAAATCTCCCAGAGGAGAAACCCTCCTTTCCTAGGACATTTAAAGCTCTGTCAAACCTCTTTGGATTATAAGGTTTATTAAGCCGTGTGCCTCCATGTTTCACCTGTTTCCCATCCTCAGACATGATGAGAGAGGCATGTGCTGTATCAGGGTCCAGAGTCACATTCACTGCATACTGCTGAATCCTCTTCAACTCAGCATCACACAACTTCTTCACTTCACTCATAATGGTCTCCTCCAGTTGAGACACAGCTCTCCTCACAGTCCCCACACACAGATCACTGTGaacactgatctcagaccagtcTCTGGTGTCTGGAGGGGTGCAGAGGGATGGAAAGctctggaggaggtggaggtggtcctcagtgtgtgaGAGCTGCTCCACCTCAGTGCTTCTCCTCTTTAGCTCAGTGATTTCCTGCTCCAGCTCTTTAATGAGTCCTTCAGCCTGCCTCTCTGCTGTTTTCTGCTTCTCCTCAATCACCTCAATGAGC
Proteins encoded in this region:
- the LOC129865174 gene encoding E3 ubiquitin-protein ligase TRIM39-like, yielding MATSSSLLSEEQFLCSICLDVFTEPVSSPCGHNFCKACITKYWDSNVLCQCPMCKNIFDKRPYLFVNTLISEMAAQFRQTVEVKATSSPDQCSAMIVELSCDICTGMKLKALKSCLVCQASYCETHLEPHQRVAALKRHKLINPVENLEDRMCKKHDRPLELFCRSDQMFLCVLCLKADHMTHDTVPLEEEYEEKKVQLGKTEAEVQQMIQERLQKVQEIKHSVDLSKRGAEREISDSVQVFTALVRSMERSQAELIEVIEEKQKTAERQAEGLIKELEQEITELKRRSTEVEQLSHTEDHLHLLQSFPSLCTPPDTRDWSEISVHSDLCVGTVRRAVSQLEETIMSEVKKLCDAELKRIQQYAVNVTLDPDTAHASLIMSEDGKQVKHGGTRLNKPYNPKRFDRALNVLGKEGFSSGRFYYEVNVQVKTLWTLGVARESINRKGKITKSQFNGFWAVVLRDECKYSACTFPRVPLYPRKKPQKVGVFVDYEEGQVSFYDVEARSHIYSFTGYTFTEKLYPFLGPGNEKGENSVPLIISPVNHTD